In Festucalex cinctus isolate MCC-2025b chromosome 21, RoL_Fcin_1.0, whole genome shotgun sequence, one genomic interval encodes:
- the LOC144010616 gene encoding uncharacterized protein LOC144010616, with protein MSTKAECRVSSSSSRTDDKSRGREKKKRKRSRSRSSSSSSSSSSSSSSSSASSSSSGSSYSSSSSRSSSRSSDSRSKSRKQSKKRKRDKPKKEKVKKEKRHKRKKEKKSKGGEDNSGPVQISKYLKEKKKGRKYSMISGKKIKMKVKKSKKDKQRDKNRAELLEFLNSTL; from the exons ATG TCAACGAAAGCGGAGTGCAGAGTGTCCAGTTCCAGCTCTAGGACGGATGACAAGAGCAGAG gtagagaaaaaaagaagcgtaAACGCAGCCGTAGTAGATCTtcctcgtcgtcctcctcctccagttcgTCCTCCAGTTCGTCCTCGGCTTCATCGTCTTCATCGGGCTCGTCATACTCTTCCAGCAGCAGCCGGAGTAGTTCCAGAAGCAGCG ACTCCCGAAGTAAGTCCAGAAAGCAATCaaagaaaaggaaaagggaCAAACCGAAAAAG GAGAAGGTTAAGAAAGAAAAGCGACATAAacgtaaaaaagaaaagaaatccaAAGGCGGGGAAGACAACTCGGGGCCTGTTCAGATATCCAAG TACTTGaaggaaaagaagaaaggcAGGAAGTACAGCATGATTTCGGGAAAGAAGATCAAAATGAAAGTGAAGAAGTCAAAAAAGGATAAACAG CGGGACAAAAATCGAGCCGAACTTCTGGAGTTCTTGAACTCTACCTTGTGA